From the genome of Acropora palmata chromosome 4, jaAcrPala1.3, whole genome shotgun sequence, one region includes:
- the LOC141878490 gene encoding uncharacterized protein LOC141878490, translating into MEAPVYTPPGHNHFEGMDVETPTLPYGADYTLKMVNLNGEEIAAFSVDGEDLLCFPQVYEYFLKDLVSGMHTVYTKLKRMNIQGRNCNVEQVRMMRSVGAIGQVVNRCKLISREDFNRLYEDCLLFRGPGRRKKNPDIPPELLNNPFKHFKVDHTHSERTTNSTPNGDSTRTDETNSSISRDSSPNSAAANGTFEGPRDLNNNANGGERRESQFKAPFSRHSERVQNITSPQVAANHTSPHIHISPRYATTHVIHSPTNGPSSRMVSPPNGVILAPNSQSCTFSFPPRPLVSMSPHRSALSPQTNGASLNGGTSAPTASHSPGRSPPVGDAVNGEASVPHVSSTGTSEHAEFRTTATNETGSEMSASSPHVLSREPEYREPGATESLLLNIQGLLKVAAENTRQNERQAVYEKNELRRLIHREREAHEKADRQSAALQRGKVFLQKKLKKEKKAKRKLAEQLLEEQHRSELLEEQLRETTEDALKQRNEELSQELERERCARIEAERKLKEARGEIQNFVNNFLENPSQEGNGQQSEDEQEELNVDIVKEEQIMQT; encoded by the exons ATGGAAGCTCCTGTGTATACTCCTCCGGGGCACAATCATTTTGAAGGTATGGATGTGGAAACTCCAACCCTTCCATACGGCGCAGACTACACAttaaaaatggtcaatttgaACGGCGAGGAAATCGCGGCTTTCAGCGTGGATGGGGAAGATTTGCTTTGCTTCCCTCAAGTTTacgaatattttctgaaagaTCTTGTGTCAGGGATGCATACCGTGTACACAAAGCTAAAACGCATGAATATCCAGGGACGAAACTGCAACGTTGAGCAAGTCCGGATGATGCGAAGTGTTGGAGCCATAGGTCAGGTTGTGAATCGGTGCAAATTGATCTCACGAGAAGATTTCAACAGACTGTACGAGGATTGTTTGCTCTTTAG GGGCCCTGGAAGGCGGAAAAAGAACCCAGACATCCCCCCCGAGCTTCTTAACAATCCGTTTAAGCATTTCAAAGTCGATCATACGCACAGTGAGAGGACTACAAACTCGACGCCAAATGGAGACTCCACTAGAACGGATGAGACGAACAGCTCGATTTCCCGGGATTCGTCACCAAACAGCGCTGCAGCCAACGGGACGTTTGAGGGGCCACGTGACCTTAACAACAACGCTAATGGCGGTGAGCGAAGAGAATCGCAGTTTAAAGCGCCATTTTCCCGCCATTCCGAACGCGTTCAAAACATAACGTCACCGCAAGTCGCAGCGAATCATACGTCTCCTCACATTCATATAAGCCCACGATACGCGACCACGCACGTCATTCACTCTCCAACCAATGGGCCGTCGTCGCGCATGGTCAGTCCGCCCAATGGCGTGATTTTGGCGCCAAATTCACAGTCGTGCACTTTCAGCTTTCCTCCAAGACCGCTGGTGTCCATGAGCCCTCACAGGAGTGCGCTGAGCCCGCAAACAAATGGCGCATCACTTAATGGTGGGACATCAGCACCAACAGCCAGCCACAGTCCTGGGCGGTCACCACCTGTTGGTGATGCAGTGAATGGTGAAGCATCAGTACCCCATGTTAGCAGCACTGGCACATCTGAGCATGCGGAGTTCAGGACAACTGCCACTAATGAAACCGGCTCAGAAATGTCGGCTTCTTCTCCGCACGTACTTTCCCGTGAG cCTGAATATAGAGAGCCAGGCGCTACAG AAAGTCTTCTCTTGAATATACAAGGGCTTTTGAAGGTAGCGGCAGAAAACACCCGGCAAAATGAAAGACAGGCTGTTTACGAGAAGA aCGAGCTCCGTCGTCTCATTCACCGTGAACGAGAAGCGCACGAGAAAGCTGATAGACAGTCGGCCGCCCTCCAGAGAGGAAAAG TATTCCTCCAAAAGAAACtcaagaaagagaagaaggcAAAGCGAAAACTTGCGGAGCAGCTTTTGG AGGAGCAACACAGGAGTGAATTACTGGAAGAACAGTTAAGAGAGACCACTGAAGACGCGCTTAAACAACGCAATG AAGAGTTGTCGCAAGAACTAGAAAGAGAGCGGTGCGCAAGGATAGAGGCTGAAAGGAAACTCAAAG AAGCTCGAGGCGAGATCCAGAACTTTGTGAACAACTTTCTTGAAAACCCGAGTCAGGAGGGGAATGGGCAACAGTCAGAAGACGAACAAGAGGAGCTGAATGTTGATATTGTAAAGGAAGAACAGATAATGCAAACTTGA
- the LOC141878491 gene encoding L-lactate dehydrogenase-like: MASVKDQLFDYVHVQRGKPPHVKKVTVVGVGQVGMACAYSIMQQGICRELALVDVVEDKLKGELLDLQHGQRFVKNIDIQASTDYAISANSDVCIVTAGCRQKEGESRRNLVQRNVNIFKAIIPQLVKYSPNTVLMIVSNPVDILTYAAWKISGLPHERVIGSGTNLDTARFHFLISEKLNIAPNNVHGWIIGEHGDASVPVWSGVNIGGVNLKSLNPAMGTDEDPEKWSGVHEKVVNSAYEVIKKKGYTSWAIGLSVANMTQTLLRNQKNVHAISVLAKGFHGIENEVFLSLPSVLGAEGVICVIKQTLDENEVKKLQNCARTMHEIQETLEF; this comes from the exons ATGGCTAGTGTGAAGGATCAATTATTTGATTATGTCCATGTTCAAAGAGGCAAACCTCCTCATGTTAAAAAGGTGACAGTTGTTGGTGTGGGACAAGTTGGCATGGCATGCGCCTACAGCATCATGCAACAG GGCATTTGCCGTGAGTTGGCACTTGTCGATGTGGTTGAGGACAAACTTAAGGGAGAGCTGCTTGACTTGCAACATGGCCAACGGTTTGTCAAGAATATTGACATCCAGGCAAGCACTG ACTATGCTATCAGTGCCAACTCTGACGTGTGCATTGTTACTGCTGGCTGCCGCCAGAAGGAAGGAGAAAGTCGAAGGAACCTCGTACAGAGAAATGTGAACATCTTTAAAG caatcATACCTCAGCTGGTTAAGTACAGTCCAAATACAGTTTTGATGATTGTGTCTAATCCAG TGGACATTTTGACGTATGCAGCTTGGAAAATCAGTGGGCTTCCCCATGAGCGTGTGATTGGAAGTGGAACGAATCTTGACACAGctcgttttcattttctgatCAGTGAGAAATTGAACATTGCACCAAACAATGTGCATGGCTGGATTATTGGAGAGCATGGAGATGCCAGTG TTCCTGTCTGGAGTGGAGTGAATATAGGTGGAGTTAATCTGAAGTCCCTGAACCCAGCAATGGGTACTGATGAAGACCCGGAAAAGTGGAGTGGTGTTCACGAAAAAGTTGTGAACAG CGCTTATGAGGTCATCAAAAAGAAGGGTTACACTTCCTGGGCCATTGGGCTTAGCGTTGCCAACATGACTCAGACGCTGCTAAGAAACCAGAAAAACGTTCATGCGATTTCTGTCCTTGCTAAG ggtTTTCATGgaattgaaaatgaagtttTCCTGAGCCTTCCCAGCGTACTGGGCGCCGAGGGTGTCATTTGCGTCATCAAACAAACTTTGGATGAAAACGAGGTCAAGAAACTGCAGAATTGCGCGCGCACCATGCATGAGATACAGGAAACACTGGAATTCTGA